In one Pseudarthrobacter oxydans genomic region, the following are encoded:
- a CDS encoding SDR family NAD(P)-dependent oxidoreductase, which translates to MNPPEAGGSGTDRLRGPDRLRGKVVLVTGGAGGIAAATARRLAAAGAHVSLVDRDQPALDQLVSTLGEGHLATAADVTDQMSLQAAARRTVEHFGRLDIVFACAGIGSASTVAVSSTEDLLRIVDVNLGGVIRTVKATLEEITANRGYYLLMSSAAALKNVPRANAYAASKAGVEAFGGALRLELAHKGVDVGVAHPAWVSTGMISGAGSRAGESRSLPWPFSVVSSTDTCADLLVGAIAARRRKVFVPRSLALMDPLRWISTGPLWDAFMKPRAALSVSRLESAAPNE; encoded by the coding sequence TTGAATCCTCCGGAGGCGGGCGGGAGCGGGACGGACCGATTGCGGGGGCCGGACAGGCTGCGGGGCAAGGTGGTACTGGTTACCGGCGGTGCCGGCGGTATCGCCGCGGCCACGGCCCGGCGCCTGGCCGCCGCGGGAGCACACGTATCCCTCGTCGACCGCGACCAGCCAGCCCTGGACCAGCTGGTCTCCACGCTGGGAGAGGGCCATCTGGCCACGGCAGCGGATGTGACGGACCAAATGTCCCTGCAGGCCGCAGCCCGGCGGACAGTTGAGCACTTCGGCCGGCTGGACATCGTCTTTGCCTGCGCCGGGATCGGCAGTGCCTCCACGGTGGCCGTTTCCAGCACCGAGGACCTGCTGCGGATCGTCGACGTCAATCTTGGCGGTGTGATCAGGACCGTCAAGGCCACCTTGGAGGAGATCACCGCGAACCGGGGCTACTACCTGCTCATGAGTTCGGCCGCCGCGTTGAAGAATGTTCCGCGGGCCAACGCGTATGCCGCCTCCAAGGCGGGCGTGGAGGCCTTCGGCGGGGCGCTGCGGCTGGAACTGGCCCATAAGGGCGTTGACGTGGGCGTCGCGCATCCGGCATGGGTGAGCACCGGCATGATTTCCGGGGCGGGAAGCCGGGCCGGGGAGAGCCGCTCCCTTCCGTGGCCGTTTAGCGTGGTGTCCAGCACGGACACCTGCGCCGACCTTCTCGTTGGCGCGATCGCCGCGCGCCGGCGCAAGGTATTCGTCCCGCGCAGCCTGGCCCTGATGGATCCGCTGCGGTGGATCTCAACCGGGCCGCTGTGGGACGCCTTCATGAAACCCCGGGCGGCGCTGAGCGTCTCCCGGCTTGAATCAGCAGCACCCAACGAATGA
- a CDS encoding SDR family NAD(P)-dependent oxidoreductase, whose product MSNNQQHHRTVVVTGAAGGIGRGIVESFLASGDRVIAVDASDSALAGLRADLDPQGGSLQAMQCDVTEPGDWQRIAETVEASPETPAVLVNNAGISPKRDGQKIPGDEVPLEEWTSVLAVNLTGPFLGIQALVPHMKNTGFGRIVNMSSLAGRDGGRLGGVHYAATKTGLLGLTRSFARELAPFGITVNAIAPGRIDAGMAAGVSDEVNRNYLSRIPVGRLGSADDVAQAVQYLAAVENGFVTGVTVDVNGGSYMG is encoded by the coding sequence ATGAGTAACAACCAGCAGCACCACCGAACAGTCGTCGTCACCGGCGCGGCCGGGGGCATCGGCCGCGGCATCGTGGAGTCATTCCTGGCCAGCGGGGACCGGGTGATCGCCGTGGATGCATCAGACTCCGCACTGGCCGGCCTCCGGGCGGACCTGGATCCGCAGGGCGGATCCCTGCAGGCAATGCAGTGTGACGTCACTGAGCCCGGCGACTGGCAGCGGATCGCAGAGACGGTGGAGGCCAGCCCGGAAACCCCTGCGGTGCTGGTCAACAACGCCGGCATCTCCCCGAAACGGGACGGACAAAAGATCCCGGGTGACGAAGTCCCCTTGGAGGAGTGGACGAGTGTCCTGGCGGTAAACCTCACGGGCCCGTTCCTGGGTATCCAGGCCCTGGTACCGCACATGAAGAACACCGGATTCGGCAGGATCGTCAACATGTCCTCCCTGGCAGGACGCGACGGCGGCAGGCTGGGCGGCGTCCACTACGCCGCGACCAAGACGGGCCTGCTGGGCCTGACCCGTTCCTTCGCGCGGGAACTGGCACCGTTCGGTATCACCGTCAACGCCATCGCCCCGGGGCGGATCGACGCCGGCATGGCCGCCGGCGTCTCCGACGAAGTCAACCGGAACTATCTCAGCCGCATCCCGGTGGGCCGGCTGGGCAGCGCCGATGACGTTGCCCAGGCCGTCCAGTACCTGGCCGCCGTTGAAAACGGCTTCGTCACGGGCGTCACGGTTGACGTCAACGGAGGGTCGTACATGGGATGA